A stretch of the Streptomyces sp. WMMB303 genome encodes the following:
- a CDS encoding RluA family pseudouridine synthase, with protein MSTLPETRTLPVPDGLEGERVDAALARMFGFSRTKAAELAADGKVLLDGSPAGKSDRVQGGAWIEVEMPGQAQPVRIVAEPVEGMEIVHDDDDIVVIVKPVGVAAHPSPGWSGPTVIGGLAAAGYTIATSGAAERQGIVHRLDVGTSGLMVVAKSERAYTLLKRQFKERTVDKRYHALVQGHPDPLSGTIDAPIGRHPQHDYKWAVTSEGKPSVTHYDLVEAFRAASLLDIKLETGRTHQIRVHMAAHRHPCVGDLTYGADPTLAKRLRLERQWLHAVRLGFEHPGDGSRVEYESGYPADLQAALDKVRAESS; from the coding sequence GTGAGCACGCTTCCTGAGACCCGCACCCTGCCCGTACCCGACGGCCTCGAAGGCGAGCGCGTCGATGCCGCCCTCGCCCGGATGTTCGGCTTCTCGCGGACCAAGGCGGCGGAGCTGGCCGCGGACGGCAAGGTCCTGCTGGACGGTTCGCCGGCGGGCAAGTCCGACCGGGTGCAGGGCGGCGCCTGGATCGAGGTGGAGATGCCCGGGCAGGCGCAGCCGGTGCGGATCGTCGCCGAGCCCGTGGAGGGCATGGAGATCGTCCATGACGACGACGACATCGTGGTGATCGTCAAGCCGGTCGGGGTCGCGGCCCACCCCAGTCCGGGCTGGAGCGGACCCACCGTGATCGGCGGGCTGGCAGCCGCCGGGTACACGATCGCCACCTCCGGCGCGGCCGAACGGCAGGGCATCGTGCACCGGCTGGACGTGGGCACCTCCGGACTGATGGTCGTCGCCAAGTCCGAGCGGGCCTACACGCTGCTCAAGCGGCAGTTCAAGGAGCGCACCGTCGACAAGCGGTACCACGCGCTCGTCCAGGGCCATCCCGACCCGCTCAGCGGCACCATCGACGCGCCCATCGGCCGCCATCCGCAGCATGACTACAAGTGGGCGGTCACCTCCGAGGGCAAGCCGTCGGTGACCCACTACGACCTGGTCGAGGCGTTCCGGGCGGCGAGCCTGCTGGACATCAAGCTGGAGACCGGGCGCACCCACCAGATCCGCGTGCACATGGCGGCACACCGGCATCCCTGCGTGGGCGATCTGACCTACGGCGCCGACCCCACGCTGGCCAAGCGGCTGCGGCTGGAGCGCCAGTGGCTGCACGCGGTGCGACTCGGATTCGAGCACCCGGGCGACGGGAGCCGGGTCGAGTACGAGAGCGGCTACCCGGCCGACCTGCAGGCCGCGCTGGACAAGGTGCGGGCCGAGAGTTCCTGA
- a CDS encoding Na+/H+ antiporter — protein sequence MDQLALFFALLLAAVLMVPLGDKLGLPSPVLMTLFGGVLALIPSIPNVSLPPEFILPLVLPPLIYAAAQRTSWRQFAANKRPIFLMAVALVFVTTAAVAAVAHLLVPGLGLAGAVALGALVAPPDPVAATAVAGNVGLPRRLVSALEGEGLFNDVTAITLYHVAIAAAVTGTFSLPVAAGELVLSAVVAVAVGLGLGWLSGKLMGYLGDATLQTGLSLLVPFASYVLAEELMGSGVLAVLTTALYLASGHAVDADDVQGRLAGQTFWQIVDTLVTGIAFGLIGLELHTVFGTVQQDWRRLLPAALAVVGVVVALRLLWLLPSAWVAQRLHRRKDLDEDIPRNWRETVVVWWAGMRGVASVALALAVPLSVEPEAGGGAFPGREAILFIAFAVVLVTLVFQGLTLPRLVRRLNVQSDSAAERELERQLALRVAKAARRRLREIEEVEELPEEVSEALLRRAWDVGARISPEIVGEERRAAHGKRVARAQKLRRLQNELLSAARHEVIAARGEAGVDPEAVDRVLHQLDVRSFRGS from the coding sequence ATGGATCAGCTCGCCCTCTTCTTCGCCCTCCTGCTCGCCGCCGTCCTGATGGTCCCCCTCGGGGACAAGCTCGGGCTGCCCTCGCCCGTGCTGATGACGCTCTTCGGCGGCGTGCTGGCGCTGATCCCCTCCATCCCGAACGTCTCGCTGCCGCCCGAGTTCATCCTGCCGCTGGTGCTGCCGCCGCTGATCTACGCCGCGGCCCAGCGGACGTCCTGGCGGCAGTTCGCGGCGAACAAGCGGCCGATCTTCCTGATGGCGGTCGCGCTGGTGTTCGTCACCACGGCGGCGGTGGCCGCGGTCGCCCATCTGCTGGTGCCCGGACTCGGCCTGGCCGGGGCGGTGGCACTGGGCGCCCTGGTCGCCCCGCCCGACCCGGTCGCCGCCACCGCCGTGGCCGGCAACGTCGGACTGCCCCGACGGCTGGTCTCGGCACTGGAGGGGGAGGGTCTCTTCAACGACGTGACCGCCATCACCCTCTACCACGTCGCCATCGCCGCCGCCGTCACCGGCACCTTCTCGCTGCCCGTGGCCGCGGGTGAACTGGTGCTCTCCGCAGTGGTGGCCGTCGCGGTCGGGCTGGGACTGGGCTGGCTCTCCGGCAAGCTCATGGGCTACCTCGGGGACGCCACCCTGCAGACCGGGCTGAGCCTGCTGGTGCCCTTCGCCTCCTACGTGCTCGCCGAGGAGCTGATGGGCTCCGGCGTGCTGGCCGTCCTGACGACCGCGCTCTATCTGGCCTCCGGGCACGCGGTGGACGCGGACGACGTGCAGGGCCGCCTGGCCGGGCAGACGTTCTGGCAGATCGTGGACACGCTGGTGACCGGGATCGCCTTCGGGCTGATCGGGCTGGAACTGCACACCGTCTTCGGGACCGTCCAGCAGGACTGGCGCCGGCTGCTGCCCGCGGCTCTCGCGGTGGTCGGCGTCGTGGTCGCCCTGCGGCTGCTGTGGCTGCTGCCCTCCGCCTGGGTGGCGCAGCGGCTGCACCGGCGCAAGGACCTGGACGAGGACATCCCGCGCAACTGGCGGGAGACGGTCGTCGTGTGGTGGGCGGGGATGCGCGGGGTGGCCTCGGTCGCGCTGGCGCTGGCCGTCCCGCTGTCCGTGGAGCCCGAGGCCGGGGGCGGAGCGTTCCCCGGACGGGAGGCGATCCTCTTCATCGCCTTCGCGGTGGTGCTCGTGACCCTGGTCTTCCAGGGCCTGACCCTGCCCCGGCTGGTCCGCAGGCTGAACGTGCAGTCCGACAGCGCCGCCGAACGGGAGCTGGAGCGGCAGCTCGCGCTGCGGGTCGCCAAGGCGGCGCGGCGCCGGCTGCGGGAGATCGAAGAGGTGGAGGAGCTGCCCGAAGAGGTTTCCGAGGCGCTGCTGCGGCGCGCCTGGGACGTGGGCGCGCGGATCTCGCCCGAGATCGTCGGCGAGGAGCGCCGGGCCGCGCACGGCAAGCGGGTGGCCCGCGCGCAGAAGCTGCGGCGGCTGCAGAACGAGCTGCTGTCGGCGGCCCGGCACGAGGTGATCGCGGCCCGCGGTGAGGCCGGGGTGGATCCCGAGGCCGTCGACCGGGTGCTGCACCAGCTCGACGTGCGCAGCTTCCGCGGCAGCTGA
- a CDS encoding peptidase M6 — MTPRRTPQHSAPDSGPDGGIRRRPGQARRRVLAVATALATACLTLAPVRVAAAAEGIAGPCAIAPGSGTDEGPLGPGYVRPQGSKRALMLMVDFSDHPAATPARARARFFSRYGDRFWNRASFGKYRLETETSSDWIRMPRPWSSYGITRGIPTGLMRGYVQDALEAAHRQGTDVHGADLVFVVADSNLPAAPTVSQAHTFDGLRAAGTRVRGAALIFGRASDSALWQRGNFVHEAHHLYGLPDLYNVAENASVEYAGGWDTMSMAGISDLLGWHKWKFGWLSRSRVGCVTSAGTSEHALNPVSSADAGLAVIRTGRHRAIVAEARTRSGLDRDICAEGVLLYTVDSARPTGEGPVRVVDSRPRSGGGAACADRLPNELAEMSDAPFAPGESHTFPGGIRITVTDATDEGGYRVRVRVPHRG; from the coding sequence ATGACGCCGCGCAGGACGCCTCAGCACTCCGCGCCGGACTCCGGTCCGGACGGCGGCATACGCCGCCGCCCCGGCCAGGCCCGTCGACGCGTACTGGCGGTGGCCACCGCGCTGGCCACCGCCTGCCTCACCCTGGCCCCGGTGCGGGTGGCGGCGGCGGCCGAGGGCATCGCGGGCCCCTGCGCCATAGCTCCCGGCAGCGGCACCGACGAGGGCCCGCTCGGGCCCGGCTACGTCCGACCGCAGGGCAGCAAGCGGGCACTGATGCTGATGGTCGACTTCAGCGACCACCCCGCGGCCACCCCGGCCCGGGCCCGCGCGCGCTTCTTCTCCCGGTACGGCGACCGCTTCTGGAACCGCGCCTCCTTCGGCAAGTACCGGCTGGAGACCGAGACCAGCTCCGACTGGATACGCATGCCGCGGCCGTGGTCCTCCTACGGGATCACCCGCGGCATCCCCACCGGCCTGATGCGCGGCTATGTGCAGGACGCGCTGGAGGCCGCGCACCGCCAGGGCACCGACGTGCACGGCGCCGACCTCGTCTTCGTGGTGGCCGACAGCAATCTGCCCGCCGCGCCCACCGTCTCGCAGGCGCACACCTTCGACGGACTCCGCGCCGCGGGCACCCGGGTGCGCGGAGCGGCCCTCATCTTCGGCCGGGCCTCCGACTCGGCGCTGTGGCAGCGCGGGAACTTCGTCCACGAGGCCCACCACCTCTACGGGCTGCCCGACCTCTACAACGTGGCGGAGAACGCCTCCGTCGAGTACGCGGGGGGCTGGGACACCATGAGCATGGCGGGCATCTCCGACCTGCTGGGCTGGCACAAGTGGAAGTTCGGCTGGCTGTCCCGCTCCCGGGTCGGCTGCGTCACCTCGGCCGGCACCTCCGAGCACGCCCTGAACCCGGTCAGCTCCGCCGATGCGGGGCTGGCCGTGATCCGGACGGGCCGGCACCGGGCGATAGTGGCCGAGGCGCGCACCCGCTCCGGACTGGACCGGGACATCTGCGCGGAGGGCGTGCTCCTCTACACCGTCGACTCGGCGCGGCCCACCGGTGAAGGCCCGGTACGCGTCGTCGACTCCCGCCCCCGCAGCGGCGGCGGCGCCGCCTGCGCCGACCGGCTGCCCAACGAGCTGGCCGAGATGTCGGACGCGCCCTTCGCGCCGGGCGAGAGCCACACCTTCCCCGGCGGAATACGCATCACCGTCACCGACGCCACCGACGAGGGCGGCTACCGCGTCCGGGTGCGCGTCCCGCACCGCGGCTGA
- a CDS encoding TraR/DksA C4-type zinc finger protein, with protein sequence MVAEESAAKKTAASKKATDDGDRTAAAKKAAAEKTAAAKKTAAKKAPAKKAPAKKAAAKKTAAGKTPAKKAAAKKAAAGKAPAKKAAARTGAGERAAADGAAATTAAGTAGGRQEGAAGAPTGQDARTTTGAGTVAAKKTPVTETEAVPTARSEAGPVAPGELPVRPDEEPWSPEEVEEARSGLREEADGLRQEIASAEEALSGLMRDSGDGAGDDDADTGTKNITREHEMALAANAREMLYQSERALERLDAGTYGQCENCGKPIGKARMQAFPRATLCVECKQKQERR encoded by the coding sequence ATGGTGGCGGAGGAGAGCGCCGCGAAGAAGACGGCAGCATCGAAGAAGGCCACAGACGACGGGGACCGGACCGCGGCGGCGAAGAAGGCGGCTGCCGAGAAGACGGCGGCTGCCAAGAAGACGGCGGCGAAGAAGGCACCCGCGAAGAAGGCTCCGGCGAAGAAGGCGGCCGCGAAGAAGACGGCGGCCGGGAAGACCCCGGCGAAGAAGGCGGCCGCGAAGAAGGCGGCGGCCGGGAAGGCTCCGGCGAAGAAGGCCGCGGCGAGGACAGGCGCGGGGGAACGGGCGGCGGCCGACGGGGCCGCGGCGACGACAGCGGCCGGAACGGCGGGGGGCCGGCAGGAAGGCGCTGCCGGGGCACCCACCGGACAGGACGCGCGGACGACGACGGGAGCAGGGACGGTGGCTGCGAAGAAGACTCCGGTGACGGAGACCGAGGCGGTGCCCACGGCGCGGAGCGAAGCGGGCCCGGTGGCCCCCGGCGAACTGCCGGTACGCCCCGACGAGGAACCCTGGTCCCCGGAAGAGGTCGAGGAGGCCCGCTCGGGCCTGCGGGAGGAGGCCGACGGACTCCGGCAGGAGATCGCCTCCGCGGAGGAGGCGCTCAGCGGGCTGATGCGGGACTCGGGTGACGGCGCCGGCGACGACGACGCGGACACCGGGACCAAGAACATCACCCGCGAGCACGAGATGGCGCTGGCCGCCAACGCGCGCGAGATGCTCTACCAGAGCGAGCGCGCGCTGGAGCGGCTGGACGCGGGGACGTACGGGCAGTGCGAGAACTGCGGCAAGCCGATCGGGAAGGCCCGGATGCAGGCCTTCCCGCGGGCCACGCTCTGCGTGGAGTGCAAGCAGAAGCAGGAGCGCCGCTGA
- the lspA gene encoding signal peptidase II, with the protein MERTVDGPGEGAAGGGEEEHAEGESSVSPRRRRRIGVLAAVAGFAFALDLVSKLVVVAELENHAPIELLGSWLQLSVIRNPGAAFGLGEALTLVLSAIAVAVVVVIARIARKLYSLPWAIALGLLLGGACGNLADRIFRAPGVFQGAVVDFIAPKHFAVFNLADSAIVCGGVLIVLLSFRGLDPDGTVHRD; encoded by the coding sequence GTGGAGCGGACCGTCGACGGCCCCGGCGAAGGCGCGGCCGGCGGTGGCGAAGAGGAGCACGCGGAAGGGGAGTCCTCCGTATCCCCGCGGCGCAGGCGGCGGATCGGGGTGCTGGCCGCGGTGGCCGGGTTCGCGTTCGCGCTGGACCTGGTCAGCAAGCTGGTGGTGGTCGCGGAGCTGGAGAACCACGCTCCGATCGAGTTGCTCGGCTCCTGGCTCCAGTTGAGCGTCATCCGCAACCCTGGTGCCGCCTTCGGCCTGGGGGAGGCGCTGACGCTCGTGCTGAGCGCGATCGCGGTGGCCGTCGTGGTGGTGATCGCGCGGATCGCCCGGAAGCTCTACAGCCTCCCCTGGGCGATCGCGCTGGGTCTGCTGCTGGGCGGCGCGTGCGGCAATCTGGCCGACCGGATCTTCCGTGCCCCGGGGGTCTTCCAGGGGGCCGTCGTGGACTTCATCGCGCCCAAGCACTTCGCGGTGTTCAACCTGGCGGACTCGGCCATCGTCTGCGGGGGCGTCCTGATCGTGCTGCTCTCCTTCCGCGGCCTGGACCCGGACGGCACCGTCCACCGGGACTGA
- the ileS gene encoding isoleucine--tRNA ligase yields MQYNQVPAQVDLPALERAVLDFWHENKVFARTLEQSEGRPEWVFYEGPPTANGMPGAHHIEARVFKDVFPRFRTMRGYHVARKAGWDCHGLPVELAVEKELGFNGKQDIENYGIAEFNARCRESVTRHTDAFAELTTRMGYWVDLDDAYRTMNPEYIESVWWSLKQIFEKGLLVQDHRVAPWCPRCGTGLSDHELAQGYETVVDPSVYVRMPLTSGPLAGEASLMVWTTTPWTLVANLAVATHPDVTYVVASDGTDKIIVAEPLLDSALGEDWHITGERYTGREMNGWSYRRPFALVDIPGAHFVVNDTYVTTEDGTGMVHLAPFGEDDFRVARANGISPVVPVRADGTFEPGLDLIGGQFFKKADEALVADLDARGLLFRHVAYEHSYPHCWRCHTALIYYPQPSWYIRTTRIKEALLRENEATNWFPDSVKHGRFGDWLDNNVDWALSRNRYWGTPLPVWRCEEGHLTCVGSLAELSELSGTDQSGLDPHRPYIDAVTFGCPAEGCALQAERVPEVIDAWYDSGSMPFAQWGYPYKNKELFEKRYPAQFISEAIDQTRGWFYTLMAVGTLVFDKSSYENVVCLGHILAEDGRKMSKHLGNTLEPIPLMEQHGADAVRWFMAAGGSPWAARRVGHGTIQEVVRKTLLTYWNTVAFQALYARTSGWAPSGADPEPHLRPLLDRWLLSELHALIDQVTIAMDGYDTQRAGKLLSTFVDDLSNWYVRRSRRRFWQGDAAALRTLHDVVETVTKLMAPITPFLAERVWQDLVVPVTPDAPDSVHLSSWPQADLSRIDPELSQDMLLVRRLVELGRASRAESGVKTRQPLSRALIAAQGFETLSPEMRTQITEELNVEQLASLADVGGSLVDTTAKANFRALGRRFGKDTQAVAKAIAGADAAALSVALREGTGSVEVDGETVALSPEEVIITETPREGWSVASDPGATVALDLEISPELRRTGLARDAIRLIQEARKNSGLDVADRIELRWQSDDEEVARALAEHTFLIAEEVLAEEFAQGDPEELEGPTFEDEALSLKFRLRKG; encoded by the coding sequence ATGCAATACAACCAGGTGCCCGCCCAGGTCGACCTGCCCGCGCTGGAGCGCGCAGTGCTCGACTTCTGGCACGAGAACAAGGTGTTCGCCCGCACCCTCGAACAGTCCGAGGGCCGCCCGGAGTGGGTCTTCTACGAGGGCCCGCCCACCGCGAACGGCATGCCCGGAGCGCACCACATCGAGGCCCGCGTCTTCAAGGACGTCTTCCCCCGCTTCCGCACCATGCGCGGCTACCACGTGGCACGCAAGGCCGGCTGGGACTGCCACGGCCTGCCGGTGGAGCTCGCCGTGGAGAAGGAACTGGGCTTCAACGGCAAGCAGGACATCGAGAACTACGGCATCGCCGAGTTCAACGCACGGTGCCGGGAGTCGGTGACCCGGCACACCGACGCGTTCGCCGAGCTGACCACCCGGATGGGCTACTGGGTCGACCTGGACGATGCCTACCGGACGATGAATCCCGAGTACATCGAGTCGGTGTGGTGGTCGCTCAAGCAGATCTTCGAGAAGGGCCTGCTGGTCCAGGACCACCGGGTCGCCCCCTGGTGCCCCCGCTGCGGCACCGGGCTGTCCGACCACGAACTGGCGCAGGGCTACGAGACGGTGGTGGACCCCTCCGTCTACGTCCGGATGCCCCTCACCTCCGGTCCGCTGGCCGGCGAGGCCTCGCTGATGGTGTGGACGACCACGCCGTGGACGCTGGTCGCCAACCTGGCCGTGGCCACCCACCCCGACGTCACCTACGTCGTGGCCTCCGACGGCACCGACAAGATCATCGTGGCGGAGCCGCTGCTGGACAGCGCGCTCGGCGAGGACTGGCACATCACCGGCGAGCGCTACACGGGCCGGGAGATGAACGGCTGGAGCTACCGGCGCCCGTTCGCACTGGTGGACATCCCCGGGGCGCACTTCGTCGTCAACGACACCTACGTCACCACCGAGGACGGCACCGGCATGGTGCACCTGGCCCCCTTCGGCGAGGACGACTTCCGGGTCGCCCGCGCCAACGGCATCAGCCCGGTCGTACCCGTCCGCGCCGACGGCACGTTCGAGCCCGGCCTGGACCTGATCGGCGGCCAGTTCTTCAAGAAGGCCGACGAGGCCCTGGTCGCCGACCTGGACGCCCGCGGTCTCCTCTTCCGGCACGTGGCCTACGAGCACAGCTACCCCCATTGCTGGCGCTGCCACACGGCCCTCATCTACTACCCACAGCCGTCCTGGTACATCCGCACGACCCGGATCAAGGAAGCCCTGCTCCGGGAGAACGAGGCCACCAACTGGTTCCCGGACTCCGTCAAGCACGGCCGCTTCGGCGACTGGCTGGACAACAACGTGGACTGGGCGCTCTCGCGCAACCGCTACTGGGGCACCCCGCTGCCCGTCTGGCGCTGCGAGGAGGGGCACCTCACCTGCGTCGGCTCGCTGGCCGAGCTGAGCGAACTGTCCGGCACCGATCAGTCGGGGCTCGACCCGCACCGCCCCTACATCGACGCCGTCACCTTCGGCTGCCCCGCCGAGGGCTGCGCACTGCAGGCGGAACGTGTCCCGGAGGTCATCGACGCCTGGTACGACTCCGGCTCCATGCCCTTCGCGCAGTGGGGCTACCCGTACAAGAACAAGGAGCTGTTCGAGAAGCGCTACCCCGCCCAGTTCATCTCGGAGGCCATCGACCAGACCCGCGGCTGGTTCTACACGCTGATGGCGGTCGGCACCCTGGTATTCGACAAGTCCTCCTACGAGAACGTGGTCTGCCTGGGCCACATCCTGGCCGAGGACGGCCGCAAGATGTCCAAACACCTGGGCAACACCCTGGAGCCGATCCCCCTCATGGAGCAGCACGGCGCCGACGCCGTCCGCTGGTTCATGGCCGCGGGGGGCTCGCCCTGGGCAGCCCGCCGGGTCGGCCACGGCACCATCCAGGAAGTCGTCCGCAAGACGCTGCTGACCTACTGGAACACCGTCGCCTTCCAGGCCCTGTACGCGCGGACGAGCGGCTGGGCGCCCTCCGGGGCCGACCCGGAGCCGCACCTGCGCCCGCTGCTGGACCGCTGGCTGCTGAGCGAGCTGCACGCGCTGATCGACCAGGTCACCATCGCCATGGACGGCTACGACACCCAGCGCGCGGGCAAGCTGCTGTCCACCTTCGTCGACGACCTGTCCAACTGGTACGTCCGCCGCTCCCGGCGCCGCTTCTGGCAGGGCGACGCCGCCGCGCTGCGCACCCTGCACGACGTGGTCGAGACCGTCACCAAGCTGATGGCGCCGATCACGCCGTTCCTGGCCGAACGGGTCTGGCAGGACCTGGTCGTCCCGGTCACCCCCGACGCGCCCGACTCGGTGCACCTGTCCAGCTGGCCGCAGGCCGACCTCAGCCGCATCGACCCCGAGCTGTCCCAGGACATGCTGCTGGTGCGGCGCCTGGTGGAGCTGGGCCGTGCCTCGCGCGCCGAATCCGGTGTCAAGACCCGCCAGCCGCTGTCCCGCGCGCTCATCGCCGCACAGGGATTCGAGACCCTCTCCCCCGAGATGCGCACCCAGATCACGGAGGAGCTGAACGTCGAGCAGCTCGCCTCCCTCGCGGATGTCGGCGGCTCGCTCGTCGACACCACGGCCAAGGCCAACTTCCGGGCGCTGGGCCGCCGCTTCGGCAAGGACACGCAGGCGGTCGCCAAGGCCATCGCCGGGGCCGACGCCGCGGCGCTGTCGGTGGCCCTGCGCGAGGGCACCGGCAGCGTGGAGGTGGACGGCGAGACCGTGGCGCTGAGCCCCGAGGAGGTCATCATCACCGAGACGCCCCGCGAGGGCTGGTCGGTGGCCTCCGACCCCGGTGCCACCGTCGCACTCGACCTGGAGATCTCTCCCGAGCTGCGGCGCACCGGACTGGCCCGGGACGCCATCCGGCTCATCCAGGAGGCCAGGAAGAACTCCGGCCTGGACGTCGCCGACCGGATCGAGCTGCGCTGGCAGTCCGACGACGAGGAGGTGGCGCGGGCGCTGGCCGAGCACACCTTCCTCATCGCGGAAGAGGTCCTGGCCGAGGAGTTCGCCCAGGGCGACCCGGAGGAACTCGAGGGCCCCACCTTCGAGGACGAGGCGCTGTCCCTGAAGTTCCGGCTCCGCAAGGGCTGA
- a CDS encoding dienelactone hydrolase family protein — MAPVSLVLLHSVCGLTPDVRAAAERLRAAGHEVVTPDLFGGRTAASVEEGMRMREEEGSPDRDELLRRAVAAAAPHSGKGLVYAGFSMGGSIAQTLALADEKARGLVLFSGTSDIPQDAAVDDLPVQLHVGDPDAFEPHDWLTAWYLRMQQAGADVEVHRYPAAGHLYTHAELEDYDEEAAERTWRSVLGFLETL; from the coding sequence GTGGCACCCGTATCGCTCGTTCTCCTGCACTCCGTGTGCGGGCTCACTCCGGACGTGCGCGCCGCGGCGGAGCGGCTCCGCGCCGCGGGGCACGAGGTGGTGACCCCCGACCTGTTCGGCGGCCGGACCGCCGCCTCGGTGGAGGAGGGGATGCGGATGCGCGAGGAGGAGGGCAGCCCCGACCGCGACGAGCTGCTGCGCAGGGCCGTGGCCGCCGCGGCGCCGCACTCGGGCAAGGGACTGGTCTACGCGGGCTTCTCGATGGGCGGCTCCATCGCCCAGACCCTCGCGCTGGCCGACGAGAAGGCCCGCGGCCTGGTGCTCTTCTCCGGCACCTCGGACATTCCGCAGGACGCGGCGGTCGACGATCTGCCCGTGCAGCTGCATGTCGGCGACCCCGACGCCTTCGAGCCGCACGACTGGCTGACCGCCTGGTACCTGCGGATGCAGCAGGCCGGTGCCGATGTGGAGGTGCACCGCTATCCGGCGGCCGGGCACCTGTACACGCACGCCGAGCTGGAGGACTACGACGAGGAGGCCGCCGAGCGCACCTGGCGGTCGGTGCTGGGGTTCCTGGAGACGCTGTAG
- a CDS encoding mechanosensitive ion channel domain-containing protein, protein MENVLRPVIVFGGAIVLSYVLAWAVDRLMVRLDTRHPETPMWGLLRSGRFPFQAVLFVLLVSSFFDSTHLAKDHRAGVDRWLTIVLIAASAWLILRIVAAITETLANRYAGATLDPARGRRVRTQLTLIRRLITAVVTVIAVAAVLLQFPGMKTFGTSMLASAGVLGIVAGIAAQSTLGNLFAGLSIAFGDMVRIGDEVVVEGELGTVEEITVSYLVILTWDERRITMPVSYFTNKPFENWSRGGPQMTGTVYLHLDHSTPVAELRAKTEELVRASDEWDGRNWNVVVTGTTPTTIEVRVAVTARTSGDLWTLRCSLREDLVAWLRAYHPDSLPGIRYIPQEKSV, encoded by the coding sequence ATGGAGAACGTGCTCCGGCCCGTCATCGTCTTCGGTGGCGCGATCGTGCTCTCGTACGTGCTCGCCTGGGCCGTCGACCGGCTGATGGTACGCCTGGACACCCGCCACCCGGAGACCCCGATGTGGGGGCTGCTGCGCAGCGGCCGCTTCCCCTTCCAGGCAGTCCTCTTCGTCCTGCTGGTCAGCAGCTTCTTCGACAGCACGCACCTGGCCAAGGACCACCGGGCCGGTGTCGACCGGTGGCTGACCATCGTGCTGATCGCCGCCTCGGCCTGGCTGATCCTGCGCATCGTCGCCGCCATAACGGAGACGCTGGCCAACCGGTACGCCGGCGCCACCCTGGACCCGGCACGCGGACGGCGGGTGCGCACCCAGCTCACCCTGATCCGGCGGCTGATCACCGCCGTGGTGACGGTGATCGCGGTGGCCGCGGTGCTGCTCCAGTTCCCGGGCATGAAGACGTTCGGCACCTCGATGCTCGCCTCGGCCGGTGTGCTGGGCATCGTCGCCGGTATCGCGGCCCAGTCGACGCTGGGCAACCTGTTCGCGGGACTGTCGATCGCCTTCGGCGACATGGTGCGGATCGGCGACGAGGTCGTGGTGGAGGGGGAGCTCGGCACGGTCGAGGAGATCACCGTCTCCTACCTGGTGATCCTCACCTGGGACGAGCGCCGGATCACGATGCCGGTCTCCTACTTCACCAACAAGCCGTTCGAGAACTGGTCCCGCGGCGGCCCGCAGATGACCGGCACCGTCTACCTCCACCTCGACCACTCGACCCCCGTCGCGGAGCTGCGCGCCAAGACGGAGGAACTGGTCCGGGCCAGCGACGAGTGGGACGGGCGGAACTGGAACGTGGTGGTCACCGGGACCACACCGACCACCATCGAGGTACGGGTGGCCGTGACGGCACGCACCTCCGGCGACCTGTGGACACTGCGCTGCTCGCTGCGCGAGGACCTGGTCGCCTGGCTGCGGGCCTACCACCCCGACTCGCTGCCGGGGATCCGGTACATCCCGCAGGAGAAGTCGGTCTGA